The Nostoc sp. 'Lobaria pulmonaria (5183) cyanobiont' DNA window AACTAGAATCAGCTAGACTTCTAGCCATCCTTGAGCTAGAGGGACTAATAGAATTTATCCGCACAACAAACCCAAGCTTAAATCTCGCTCAGGTTTGGACGCTAGCAGCATTTACATTGAATCAAATGCCACAGCTATTCTGAGAGAACCCCGAACTGTTCAACAAGCCTTGGTGGGAGATTCCAGAAAATATTAAGGATGCTATCACCTTGAAAGACGCTTCACAAAAATTACACTTGCACTATAACATCGTAAGATTACGAGTAGATTTCGATGTAGCTTAAATAACACTTATCTTAATTAACTTTCCTAACTTTGGTTCTCTACCATTCGCTGTAGAGATTCGTTTTCCTGTTTGGCATACCCAGATGTATTTTGAGGCTTGGTGGTACAGCGATAATGAAACTAATCAAGCTTTCAAAGCTATACCAGAAATTAAGACTCAACTAACAAGACTTGAATCCAAAGTTAATGCTCTTTAAATAATGGAAATTGATATCAATGGGGATTTTGCTTACTCCAACCTGCTTTGCTTTTTTGGGATTTCGATGAATATATTTCATCTGCGTAGGCGTAGCCCGCCATAGGCATCGCTTGTCTACCACAAGCTGCATCTCTGCCAATGCCTACAGCGATCGTAGCAAATTCCATCAGAGCAGGTTAATAAAGGATAAAATTCGGATTAAAATTCTCAAATTATTAGTAACTGCTTCCAAAAAAAGTAACATATTATAGAAAAATGATGATTTTTCTTAACTTTTAAGAGCTATCATCTATACCGTAGATTAAATCAAAAAACTTGTATAAGCCGAATCAATTTAGTGAACTATCCCAAAGTTTACACTTCGGAGCAAGCCTGTCCCATTAATTTAGTTGGCGAAACAGGACAAGCGGTTCAAATTTCAATTCATGCTCCCAGTCAATATATCTGTGCCAACTGCGAACGGATATTACCAGATTGGAAACGGCAGCAGCCATTTTTACGAGTAGTGATTGTTTTACAGCAATCGCGTTATCAATTAGTCGAAAAGACAGCAGAAGTAGAGTTAGAGAAAGAACGCTTACGAGAAAAGTTTATGAGATTTGGTTGTGATTTAGCATTTAATTTGCGCGATCGCGGCTATTTAACTGACCTGATTGACCCTCGTACAGGCTATCCTTTACTCTCCCATCCAGGAGCAATTCCTCACGACGACACAGCAGTTGTCAAAGCTTTGCTCAACTATCCAGTGATTAAAAATCAATGCCGTGTGTTAATTCATCCCGATTGGGGTGCAGCAGTTTATCCTGGTATTTTGATATCAGAAGCTCCCCCAATTGCGATCGAATGGGTTACAAAAGGTATAGCATCCATGCATGGGTGGAAAGAAATTAATTATTAGTCATTAGTGATTAGTCATTGGTCATTGGGTATTGTAAAGACGTATATCAGCACTTGTATTTCCAAATAAATAGCTAGGACAGTCGAAGCCTCTAAGAATGCGGCTTGTTACTTCCATCTCATGAGTGAACTCTACGAAGTCAAGCCGGGAATGATAGCTTTTGGTTCCTGTTTGGGTGAAACTCAGGTCGATCGCCAGGTATTTCAAATTGATGATAATTTTATACACTACTGTCAGACTAA harbors:
- a CDS encoding methylmalonic aciduria and homocystinuria type D protein; this translates as MNYPKVYTSEQACPINLVGETGQAVQISIHAPSQYICANCERILPDWKRQQPFLRVVIVLQQSRYQLVEKTAEVELEKERLREKFMRFGCDLAFNLRDRGYLTDLIDPRTGYPLLSHPGAIPHDDTAVVKALLNYPVIKNQCRVLIHPDWGAAVYPGILISEAPPIAIEWVTKGIASMHGWKEINY